One part of the Denticeps clupeoides chromosome 8, fDenClu1.1, whole genome shotgun sequence genome encodes these proteins:
- the LOC114795571 gene encoding actin-binding LIM protein 1-like isoform X6 → MGERSAVRQQHPPYDGLCNYAQKITSCFGLDVSHAQDSHHPSEKPLIHCSKCGEPCKGEVLRVQSKHFHIKCFTCKVCGCDLAQGGFFVKNGDYLCTLDYQRIHGTRCNACGDFVEGEVVTALGKTYHPNCFVCTICKRPFPAGDRVTFNGKDCLCQYCIQPMSPGPKDFMGPSSCAGCSRDIKNGQALLALDSQWHLGCFKCKACGKVLTGEYISKDGAPYCEKDYQIHFGVQCEVCQQFITGKVLEAGDKHYHPNCARCSRCNQMFTEGEEMYLQGSTVWHPGCKNTTRTEDRQRPTCSSSESICSRPGSSIPGSPGHTIYAKVDNEILDYRDLAAIPKVKAIYDIERPDLITYEPLYTTSLDEIQERNESLGELHTLRRERSPMPDDRSSRTMSPTPCAEGCHDMRERILQRSTSQGSIGSPVYSRHSYTPTMSRSPQHFHRPGTEPSSGRSSPLSSHWPDSRPVTPPLSMTPNHFHLPDQGANIYRKPPIYKQHAVFATQSKSADDIIKSSKFPSAFAPSLDESDFWPCPPSQAFLGSEGRRRSREEEEEDFQKRRQLQEEHLSKIQSGLGKLILKEEMEKEMSRELHGRSVSAQRYDPQQNCRADPASKTSSLPGYGKNGLHRPQSTDFMQYNSFGDVCGGAREFQHMQDSHVPLARMDRGVSMPNMLEPKVYPYEMLMITSRGRSKLPRDVDRTRLERHLAPDTFFEIFGMEIQQFDRLPLWKRNDMKKRAKLF, encoded by the exons ATGGGGGAGAGGAGTGCGGTGCGGCAGCAGCATCCTCCCTACGACGGGCTCTGCAACTACGCCCAGAAGATAACATCCTGCTTCGGCCTGGACG TATCTCATGCCCAGGACAGTCACCACCCGTCAGAGAAGCCCCTGATACACTGCTCCAAATGCGGGGAACCATGCAAAGGAGAGGTTCTGCGGGTGCAGTCCAAGCACTTTCACATCAAGTGCTTCACATGCAAAG TGTGCGGCTGCGACCTGGCCCAGGGCGGCTTCTTTGTGAAGAACGGCGACTACCTGTGCACTCTGGACTACCAGCGCATCCACGGCacccgctgcaatgcctgtgGGGACTTTGTGGAGGGGGAGGTGGTGACTGCACTGGGCAAAACCTACCATCCTAACTGCTTCGTCTGCACCATTTGCAA ACGGCCATTTCCTGCTGGGGATCGAGTCACGTTTAATGGTAAAGACTGCCTGTGCCAGTACTGCATACAGCCAATGTCTCCTGGACCCAAAGATTTCATGGGACCAAGCA gctgTGCCGGCTGCAGCAGGGATATTAAGAATGGACAGGCTCTCCTGGCCCTCGACAGCCAGTGGCACCTGGGCTGCTTCAAGTGCAAAGCCTGCGGCAAAGTTCTCACTGGGGAGTACATAAGCAA AGATGGAGCACCTTACTGTGAGAAAGATTACCAGATCCATTTTGGAGTCCAGTGTgaagtgtgtcagcagttcatCACAGGAAAAGTGCTGGAG GCTGGGGACAAGCACTACCATCCCAACTGCGCTCGATGCAGCAGATGCAACCAGATGTTCACAGAGGGGGAGGAAATGTATCTGCAAG GATCAACAGTGTGGCATCCTGGCTGCAAGAACACGACCAgaacagaagacagacagagg CCGACATGTTCATCATCCGAAAGTATTTGTTCCAGACCTGGTTCAAGCATACCGGGCTCACCGGGTCATACGATCTAT GCAAAAGTAGACAATGAGATCCTTGATTACAGAGACCTAGCAGCCATCCCTAAAGTCAAAGCCATTTATGACATTGAGCGTCCAGATCTGATAACCTATGAGCCCCTTTATACCACGTCACTCGATGAGATTCAGGAGAGAAATGAGAGTTTGGGAGAG TTACACACCTTGAGGCGGGAGCGTTCCCCCATGCCTGATGACCGC TCTTCCAGAACCATGTCACCGACACCCTGTGCTGAG GGCTGTCATGACATGAGGGAACGCATCCTCCAGAGATCCACAAGCCAAGGCTCCATTGGCTCTCCTGTCTACAGTCGTCATAGTTACACTCCAACGATGTCACGGTCGCCACAGCATTTTCACCGACCGG GCACTGAGCCATCCAGTGGCAGAAGctcccccctctcctcccaTTGGCCAGACAGTCGGCCGGTTACACCGCCTCTCTCTATGACCCCTAACCACTTTCACCTCCCAG ATCAGGGCGCAAACATCTACAGGAAGCCGCCCATCTACAAACAGCATG CTGTCTTTGCAACCCAaagcaagtctgctgatgacatcaTCAAGTCGTCCAAGTTCCCCTCTGCCTTCGCTCCCAGTCTGGACGAAAGCGACTTCTGGCCCTGCCCGCCTTCCCAGGCCTTCCTAG GATCAGAAGGGAGGCGAAGGtcaagagaggaggaggaggaggactttCAGAAGCGCAGACAGCTTCAGGAGGAGCACCTCAGCAAG atccagtctggtctggggaAGCTGATCCTGAAGGAGGAAATGGAGAAAGAGATGAGTCGTGAACTCCACGGTCGAAGTGTCTCGGCTCAGCGCTACGATCCGCAGCAGAACTGCAGAGCAG ATCCAGCGTCAAAAACTTCCTCACTGCCAGGATATGGCAAGAATGGGCTGCATCGT CCTCAGTCCACAGATTTCATGCAGTACAACAGCTTTGGGGACGTATGTGGTGGCGCTAGAG AATTTCAG CACATGCAGGACAGTCACGTGCCACTAGCAAGAATGGACAGGGGTGTGTCTATGCCGAATATGTTGGAACCAAAA GTGTATCCCTATGAGATGCTGATGATCACCAGTCGAGGGCGCTCCAAACTGCCCAGAGACGTGGACAGAACCAGACTTgag CGCCACTTGGCTCCGGACACATTCTTCGAAATCTTCGGGATGGAGATCCAGCAGTTTGATCGTTTGCCATTGTGGAAGCGCAACGACATGAAGAAGAGGGCCAAGCTCTTCTGA
- the LOC114795571 gene encoding actin-binding LIM protein 1-like isoform X11, with protein sequence MPSLPTLNSLGKLCGSSRSQNVRHCHVRRRNSVKRMSIIEDGHLAEVLYLIPKQAMMEQLPFLNPRDYYLSDRLNDIMPVSHAQDSHHPSEKPLIHCSKCGEPCKGEVLRVQSKHFHIKCFTCKVCGCDLAQGGFFVKNGDYLCTLDYQRIHGTRCNACGDFVEGEVVTALGKTYHPNCFVCTICKRPFPAGDRVTFNGKDCLCQYCIQPMSPGPKDFMGPSSCAGCSRDIKNGQALLALDSQWHLGCFKCKACGKVLTGEYISKDGAPYCEKDYQIHFGVQCEVCQQFITGKVLEAGDKHYHPNCARCSRCNQMFTEGEEMYLQGSTVWHPGCKNTTRTEDRQRPTCSSSESICSRPGSSIPGSPGHTIYAKVDNEILDYRDLAAIPKVKAIYDIERPDLITYEPLYTTSLDEIQERNESLGELHTLRRERSPMPDDRSSRTMSPTPCAEGCHDMRERILQRSTSQGSIGSPVYSRHSYTPTMSRSPQHFHRPDQGANIYRKPPIYKQHAVFATQSKSADDIIKSSKFPSAFAPSLDESDFWPCPPSQAFLGSEGRRRSREEEEEDFQKRRQLQEEHLSKIQSGLGKLILKEEMEKEMSRELHGRSVSAQRYDPQQNCRADPASKTSSLPGYGKNGLHRPQSTDFMQYNSFGDVCGGAREFQHMQDSHVPLARMDRGVSMPNMLEPKVYPYEMLMITSRGRSKLPRDVDRTRLERHLAPDTFFEIFGMEIQQFDRLPLWKRNDMKKRAKLF encoded by the exons ATGCCCTCTCTGCCCACCCTCAACAGCCTGGGAAAGCTTTGTGGTTCGAGCCGCAGCCAGAACGTGAGGCATTGCCATGTCAGACGCCGCAACTCAGTCAAACGCATGTCTATCATCGAGGATGGCCATTTGGCAGAAGTGCTCTACCTCATTCCCAAGCAGGCAATGATGGAGCAGCTGCCTTTCCTAAACCCACGTGACTACTACCTGAGTGACAGGTTGAATGACATTATGCCAG TATCTCATGCCCAGGACAGTCACCACCCGTCAGAGAAGCCCCTGATACACTGCTCCAAATGCGGGGAACCATGCAAAGGAGAGGTTCTGCGGGTGCAGTCCAAGCACTTTCACATCAAGTGCTTCACATGCAAAG TGTGCGGCTGCGACCTGGCCCAGGGCGGCTTCTTTGTGAAGAACGGCGACTACCTGTGCACTCTGGACTACCAGCGCATCCACGGCacccgctgcaatgcctgtgGGGACTTTGTGGAGGGGGAGGTGGTGACTGCACTGGGCAAAACCTACCATCCTAACTGCTTCGTCTGCACCATTTGCAA ACGGCCATTTCCTGCTGGGGATCGAGTCACGTTTAATGGTAAAGACTGCCTGTGCCAGTACTGCATACAGCCAATGTCTCCTGGACCCAAAGATTTCATGGGACCAAGCA gctgTGCCGGCTGCAGCAGGGATATTAAGAATGGACAGGCTCTCCTGGCCCTCGACAGCCAGTGGCACCTGGGCTGCTTCAAGTGCAAAGCCTGCGGCAAAGTTCTCACTGGGGAGTACATAAGCAA AGATGGAGCACCTTACTGTGAGAAAGATTACCAGATCCATTTTGGAGTCCAGTGTgaagtgtgtcagcagttcatCACAGGAAAAGTGCTGGAG GCTGGGGACAAGCACTACCATCCCAACTGCGCTCGATGCAGCAGATGCAACCAGATGTTCACAGAGGGGGAGGAAATGTATCTGCAAG GATCAACAGTGTGGCATCCTGGCTGCAAGAACACGACCAgaacagaagacagacagagg CCGACATGTTCATCATCCGAAAGTATTTGTTCCAGACCTGGTTCAAGCATACCGGGCTCACCGGGTCATACGATCTAT GCAAAAGTAGACAATGAGATCCTTGATTACAGAGACCTAGCAGCCATCCCTAAAGTCAAAGCCATTTATGACATTGAGCGTCCAGATCTGATAACCTATGAGCCCCTTTATACCACGTCACTCGATGAGATTCAGGAGAGAAATGAGAGTTTGGGAGAG TTACACACCTTGAGGCGGGAGCGTTCCCCCATGCCTGATGACCGC TCTTCCAGAACCATGTCACCGACACCCTGTGCTGAG GGCTGTCATGACATGAGGGAACGCATCCTCCAGAGATCCACAAGCCAAGGCTCCATTGGCTCTCCTGTCTACAGTCGTCATAGTTACACTCCAACGATGTCACGGTCGCCACAGCATTTTCACCGACCGG ATCAGGGCGCAAACATCTACAGGAAGCCGCCCATCTACAAACAGCATG CTGTCTTTGCAACCCAaagcaagtctgctgatgacatcaTCAAGTCGTCCAAGTTCCCCTCTGCCTTCGCTCCCAGTCTGGACGAAAGCGACTTCTGGCCCTGCCCGCCTTCCCAGGCCTTCCTAG GATCAGAAGGGAGGCGAAGGtcaagagaggaggaggaggaggactttCAGAAGCGCAGACAGCTTCAGGAGGAGCACCTCAGCAAG atccagtctggtctggggaAGCTGATCCTGAAGGAGGAAATGGAGAAAGAGATGAGTCGTGAACTCCACGGTCGAAGTGTCTCGGCTCAGCGCTACGATCCGCAGCAGAACTGCAGAGCAG ATCCAGCGTCAAAAACTTCCTCACTGCCAGGATATGGCAAGAATGGGCTGCATCGT CCTCAGTCCACAGATTTCATGCAGTACAACAGCTTTGGGGACGTATGTGGTGGCGCTAGAG AATTTCAG CACATGCAGGACAGTCACGTGCCACTAGCAAGAATGGACAGGGGTGTGTCTATGCCGAATATGTTGGAACCAAAA GTGTATCCCTATGAGATGCTGATGATCACCAGTCGAGGGCGCTCCAAACTGCCCAGAGACGTGGACAGAACCAGACTTgag CGCCACTTGGCTCCGGACACATTCTTCGAAATCTTCGGGATGGAGATCCAGCAGTTTGATCGTTTGCCATTGTGGAAGCGCAACGACATGAAGAAGAGGGCCAAGCTCTTCTGA
- the LOC114795571 gene encoding actin-binding LIM protein 1-like isoform X3 yields MPSLPTLNSLGKLCGSSRSQNVRHCHVRRRNSVKRMSIIEDGHLAEVLYLIPKQAMMEQLPFLNPRDYYLSDRLNDIMPVSHAQDSHHPSEKPLIHCSKCGEPCKGEVLRVQSKHFHIKCFTCKVCGCDLAQGGFFVKNGDYLCTLDYQRIHGTRCNACGDFVEGEVVTALGKTYHPNCFVCTICKRPFPAGDRVTFNGKDCLCQYCIQPMSPGPKDFMGPSSCAGCSRDIKNGQALLALDSQWHLGCFKCKACGKVLTGEYISKDGAPYCEKDYQIHFGVQCEVCQQFITGKVLEAGDKHYHPNCARCSRCNQMFTEGEEMYLQGSTVWHPGCKNTTRTEDRQRLLLPSLTLLHKTQRQPTCSSSESICSRPGSSIPGSPGHTIYAKVDNEILDYRDLAAIPKVKAIYDIERPDLITYEPLYTTSLDEIQERNESLGELHTLRRERSPMPDDRSSRTMSPTPCAEGCHDMRERILQRSTSQGSIGSPVYSRHSYTPTMSRSPQHFHRPDQGANIYRKPPIYKQHAVFATQSKSADDIIKSSKFPSAFAPSLDESDFWPCPPSQAFLGSEGRRRSREEEEEDFQKRRQLQEEHLSKIQSGLGKLILKEEMEKEMSRELHGRSVSAQRYDPQQNCRADPASKTSSLPGYGKNGLHRPQSTDFMQYNSFGDVCGGAREFQHMQDSHVPLARMDRGVSMPNMLEPKVYPYEMLMITSRGRSKLPRDVDRTRLERHLAPDTFFEIFGMEIQQFDRLPLWKRNDMKKRAKLF; encoded by the exons ATGCCCTCTCTGCCCACCCTCAACAGCCTGGGAAAGCTTTGTGGTTCGAGCCGCAGCCAGAACGTGAGGCATTGCCATGTCAGACGCCGCAACTCAGTCAAACGCATGTCTATCATCGAGGATGGCCATTTGGCAGAAGTGCTCTACCTCATTCCCAAGCAGGCAATGATGGAGCAGCTGCCTTTCCTAAACCCACGTGACTACTACCTGAGTGACAGGTTGAATGACATTATGCCAG TATCTCATGCCCAGGACAGTCACCACCCGTCAGAGAAGCCCCTGATACACTGCTCCAAATGCGGGGAACCATGCAAAGGAGAGGTTCTGCGGGTGCAGTCCAAGCACTTTCACATCAAGTGCTTCACATGCAAAG TGTGCGGCTGCGACCTGGCCCAGGGCGGCTTCTTTGTGAAGAACGGCGACTACCTGTGCACTCTGGACTACCAGCGCATCCACGGCacccgctgcaatgcctgtgGGGACTTTGTGGAGGGGGAGGTGGTGACTGCACTGGGCAAAACCTACCATCCTAACTGCTTCGTCTGCACCATTTGCAA ACGGCCATTTCCTGCTGGGGATCGAGTCACGTTTAATGGTAAAGACTGCCTGTGCCAGTACTGCATACAGCCAATGTCTCCTGGACCCAAAGATTTCATGGGACCAAGCA gctgTGCCGGCTGCAGCAGGGATATTAAGAATGGACAGGCTCTCCTGGCCCTCGACAGCCAGTGGCACCTGGGCTGCTTCAAGTGCAAAGCCTGCGGCAAAGTTCTCACTGGGGAGTACATAAGCAA AGATGGAGCACCTTACTGTGAGAAAGATTACCAGATCCATTTTGGAGTCCAGTGTgaagtgtgtcagcagttcatCACAGGAAAAGTGCTGGAG GCTGGGGACAAGCACTACCATCCCAACTGCGCTCGATGCAGCAGATGCAACCAGATGTTCACAGAGGGGGAGGAAATGTATCTGCAAG GATCAACAGTGTGGCATCCTGGCTGCAAGAACACGACCAgaacagaagacagacagagg CTTTTGCTACCATCCCTAACCCTTCTTCACAAAACGCAAAGGCAG CCGACATGTTCATCATCCGAAAGTATTTGTTCCAGACCTGGTTCAAGCATACCGGGCTCACCGGGTCATACGATCTAT GCAAAAGTAGACAATGAGATCCTTGATTACAGAGACCTAGCAGCCATCCCTAAAGTCAAAGCCATTTATGACATTGAGCGTCCAGATCTGATAACCTATGAGCCCCTTTATACCACGTCACTCGATGAGATTCAGGAGAGAAATGAGAGTTTGGGAGAG TTACACACCTTGAGGCGGGAGCGTTCCCCCATGCCTGATGACCGC TCTTCCAGAACCATGTCACCGACACCCTGTGCTGAG GGCTGTCATGACATGAGGGAACGCATCCTCCAGAGATCCACAAGCCAAGGCTCCATTGGCTCTCCTGTCTACAGTCGTCATAGTTACACTCCAACGATGTCACGGTCGCCACAGCATTTTCACCGACCGG ATCAGGGCGCAAACATCTACAGGAAGCCGCCCATCTACAAACAGCATG CTGTCTTTGCAACCCAaagcaagtctgctgatgacatcaTCAAGTCGTCCAAGTTCCCCTCTGCCTTCGCTCCCAGTCTGGACGAAAGCGACTTCTGGCCCTGCCCGCCTTCCCAGGCCTTCCTAG GATCAGAAGGGAGGCGAAGGtcaagagaggaggaggaggaggactttCAGAAGCGCAGACAGCTTCAGGAGGAGCACCTCAGCAAG atccagtctggtctggggaAGCTGATCCTGAAGGAGGAAATGGAGAAAGAGATGAGTCGTGAACTCCACGGTCGAAGTGTCTCGGCTCAGCGCTACGATCCGCAGCAGAACTGCAGAGCAG ATCCAGCGTCAAAAACTTCCTCACTGCCAGGATATGGCAAGAATGGGCTGCATCGT CCTCAGTCCACAGATTTCATGCAGTACAACAGCTTTGGGGACGTATGTGGTGGCGCTAGAG AATTTCAG CACATGCAGGACAGTCACGTGCCACTAGCAAGAATGGACAGGGGTGTGTCTATGCCGAATATGTTGGAACCAAAA GTGTATCCCTATGAGATGCTGATGATCACCAGTCGAGGGCGCTCCAAACTGCCCAGAGACGTGGACAGAACCAGACTTgag CGCCACTTGGCTCCGGACACATTCTTCGAAATCTTCGGGATGGAGATCCAGCAGTTTGATCGTTTGCCATTGTGGAAGCGCAACGACATGAAGAAGAGGGCCAAGCTCTTCTGA
- the LOC114795571 gene encoding actin-binding LIM protein 1-like isoform X5 yields MGERSAVRQQHPPYDGLCNYAQKITSCFGLDVSHAQDSHHPSEKPLIHCSKCGEPCKGEVLRVQSKHFHIKCFTCKVCGCDLAQGGFFVKNGDYLCTLDYQRIHGTRCNACGDFVEGEVVTALGKTYHPNCFVCTICKRPFPAGDRVTFNGKDCLCQYCIQPMSPGPKDFMGPSSCAGCSRDIKNGQALLALDSQWHLGCFKCKACGKVLTGEYISKDGAPYCEKDYQIHFGVQCEVCQQFITGKVLEAGDKHYHPNCARCSRCNQMFTEGEEMYLQGSTVWHPGCKNTTRTEDRQRLLLPSLTLLHKTQRQPTCSSSESICSRPGSSIPGSPGHTIYAKVDNEILDYRDLAAIPKVKAIYDIERPDLITYEPLYTTSLDEIQERNESLGELHTLRRERSPMPDDRSSRTMSPTPCAEGCHDMRERILQRSTSQGSIGSPVYSRHSYTPTMSRSPQHFHRPGTEPSSGRSSPLSSHWPDSRPVTPPLSMTPNHFHLPDQGANIYRKPPIYKQHAVFATQSKSADDIIKSSKFPSAFAPSLDESDFWPCPPSQAFLGSEGRRRSREEEEEDFQKRRQLQEEHLSKIQSGLGKLILKEEMEKEMSRELHGRSVSAQRYDPQQNCRADPASKTSSLPGYGKNGLHRPQSTDFMQYNSFGDVCGGAREFQHMQDSHVPLARMDRGVSMPNMLEPKVYPYEMLMITSRGRSKLPRDVDRTRLERHLAPDTFFEIFGMEIQQFDRLPLWKRNDMKKRAKLF; encoded by the exons ATGGGGGAGAGGAGTGCGGTGCGGCAGCAGCATCCTCCCTACGACGGGCTCTGCAACTACGCCCAGAAGATAACATCCTGCTTCGGCCTGGACG TATCTCATGCCCAGGACAGTCACCACCCGTCAGAGAAGCCCCTGATACACTGCTCCAAATGCGGGGAACCATGCAAAGGAGAGGTTCTGCGGGTGCAGTCCAAGCACTTTCACATCAAGTGCTTCACATGCAAAG TGTGCGGCTGCGACCTGGCCCAGGGCGGCTTCTTTGTGAAGAACGGCGACTACCTGTGCACTCTGGACTACCAGCGCATCCACGGCacccgctgcaatgcctgtgGGGACTTTGTGGAGGGGGAGGTGGTGACTGCACTGGGCAAAACCTACCATCCTAACTGCTTCGTCTGCACCATTTGCAA ACGGCCATTTCCTGCTGGGGATCGAGTCACGTTTAATGGTAAAGACTGCCTGTGCCAGTACTGCATACAGCCAATGTCTCCTGGACCCAAAGATTTCATGGGACCAAGCA gctgTGCCGGCTGCAGCAGGGATATTAAGAATGGACAGGCTCTCCTGGCCCTCGACAGCCAGTGGCACCTGGGCTGCTTCAAGTGCAAAGCCTGCGGCAAAGTTCTCACTGGGGAGTACATAAGCAA AGATGGAGCACCTTACTGTGAGAAAGATTACCAGATCCATTTTGGAGTCCAGTGTgaagtgtgtcagcagttcatCACAGGAAAAGTGCTGGAG GCTGGGGACAAGCACTACCATCCCAACTGCGCTCGATGCAGCAGATGCAACCAGATGTTCACAGAGGGGGAGGAAATGTATCTGCAAG GATCAACAGTGTGGCATCCTGGCTGCAAGAACACGACCAgaacagaagacagacagagg CTTTTGCTACCATCCCTAACCCTTCTTCACAAAACGCAAAGGCAG CCGACATGTTCATCATCCGAAAGTATTTGTTCCAGACCTGGTTCAAGCATACCGGGCTCACCGGGTCATACGATCTAT GCAAAAGTAGACAATGAGATCCTTGATTACAGAGACCTAGCAGCCATCCCTAAAGTCAAAGCCATTTATGACATTGAGCGTCCAGATCTGATAACCTATGAGCCCCTTTATACCACGTCACTCGATGAGATTCAGGAGAGAAATGAGAGTTTGGGAGAG TTACACACCTTGAGGCGGGAGCGTTCCCCCATGCCTGATGACCGC TCTTCCAGAACCATGTCACCGACACCCTGTGCTGAG GGCTGTCATGACATGAGGGAACGCATCCTCCAGAGATCCACAAGCCAAGGCTCCATTGGCTCTCCTGTCTACAGTCGTCATAGTTACACTCCAACGATGTCACGGTCGCCACAGCATTTTCACCGACCGG GCACTGAGCCATCCAGTGGCAGAAGctcccccctctcctcccaTTGGCCAGACAGTCGGCCGGTTACACCGCCTCTCTCTATGACCCCTAACCACTTTCACCTCCCAG ATCAGGGCGCAAACATCTACAGGAAGCCGCCCATCTACAAACAGCATG CTGTCTTTGCAACCCAaagcaagtctgctgatgacatcaTCAAGTCGTCCAAGTTCCCCTCTGCCTTCGCTCCCAGTCTGGACGAAAGCGACTTCTGGCCCTGCCCGCCTTCCCAGGCCTTCCTAG GATCAGAAGGGAGGCGAAGGtcaagagaggaggaggaggaggactttCAGAAGCGCAGACAGCTTCAGGAGGAGCACCTCAGCAAG atccagtctggtctggggaAGCTGATCCTGAAGGAGGAAATGGAGAAAGAGATGAGTCGTGAACTCCACGGTCGAAGTGTCTCGGCTCAGCGCTACGATCCGCAGCAGAACTGCAGAGCAG ATCCAGCGTCAAAAACTTCCTCACTGCCAGGATATGGCAAGAATGGGCTGCATCGT CCTCAGTCCACAGATTTCATGCAGTACAACAGCTTTGGGGACGTATGTGGTGGCGCTAGAG AATTTCAG CACATGCAGGACAGTCACGTGCCACTAGCAAGAATGGACAGGGGTGTGTCTATGCCGAATATGTTGGAACCAAAA GTGTATCCCTATGAGATGCTGATGATCACCAGTCGAGGGCGCTCCAAACTGCCCAGAGACGTGGACAGAACCAGACTTgag CGCCACTTGGCTCCGGACACATTCTTCGAAATCTTCGGGATGGAGATCCAGCAGTTTGATCGTTTGCCATTGTGGAAGCGCAACGACATGAAGAAGAGGGCCAAGCTCTTCTGA